TCACGCCACATATCCCAATTGGCGCATCGCTCATCAAATGGATTTAAAATCACATCTTCATGTGCGTCGTAATAATGAGGAATAAAAGTACAACCCTTATCATAAACAATGACTCTATCTCCTCTTTGACGCAACGCATCCATGATTTTCATAATGAGCTGACTTTTACCAGTACCTACTGTTCCATGAATTAAAAGATGCTGTACTTCAGAGTCTCTAATGAGTGGAAATCCATCAATTCTGATATCTGATTGCTCATCGTTTTTAATAATCTGTTTAATCAAGTTTTCTCTCGAATCTATGCGACTTCCGCGAATAAATTGATTTCGCCGCTGCTCTTTTCCCCTATAAATAAAATAGACGGCAAGGCCAAATCCGAAAATAAATGAAAATGCAAAGGCCGCTAATGCAGATTGACCTAATAATTTAACCATATGACTTGCATTTTCTTTGTAATAAGGGTACTGAAGAATGGTTTCTACGGTCTGCTGATAGTAGGCCCCCTGAAATGAAAGATTAAATGTATGTCTTTGGCCTATAAGATTTAAAAAAGAAGAACTATAGTAAGCCAGTGCTTGATAAAACTTTTCTAAAGGCGTAACTAACCAAGTAATTAGGCTCGTTAATACTACCCAGAGAAAAAGACAAACCCATAATAATGTTTTCGTAATTTGATCCCACATCCGAAGGTTATGAAAACTGATTTGTCCGCCACGGGTATAGTGTTTAAAATTGGGTTCATCACGCACGGTGTTTAACTCCTTATCCTTTTTCAGGCAAAGCAGTAGCTACCACTGCTTTAAAAATGGTTAAAAAACTAGCTATAAATTTAAAGAGCTATTCGATAGATAGCTTATTTTCTTTACTAAAGTAATGATTGAAAATAGAGAAAATTGTGCTAATTCCTATACGATTTAATTCCATTTTCACAAAAAAATAAGTTGCAGCAAGGCTTCCAAAAAATGAAAAGACAATCATCATAAATATCGCAGCCGATTCACTATAACTTCCAAATAAGGTGCATAAAAAAATAAAAAATCCAAAAAATAGATAGGTAATGTGCTTGAATTTTCTAGCTAGCAAAGCCCCTGTTTTAAGTTTGCTTTCCAAGTGATAACAAAAAAGAATGAAAAAATTGATAGAGGGTGAAAGCAAGAGCATGGCACCAAAACTCAAAAAAAATGCGAGCAACATTGACTCTCTTATGACTTGAGATGCTGGCTCGCTTGCTAGTCCTCCATTAGAGGGGTGATTAAGGCCTGCATAAGCAATAGTGATTGAAATGATTAGCCAAATTTTCCAAAACCCACTAACGAATAACTTTAATAATCTCAAATAATATATTTTGGCAGGAATAATATCAGGATTAAGATGTTTTATTGTTTCAATATCCTCACTAATTAGTTCCCTTAACCTTTGATGTGTCATTAGCTTACTCTCCTTTATTGTGAAGTCCCCAATTTTTAGGTAACTGATCCATTAAAATGACATCTTTTTGTGCACGAATTATTCCTTCTTGTAATTTTAAATCTTTTTCATCATTTAAATTTTGGCTCTTTGCCTTAATTGATTGTTCACCTTTTTTAAGATGCTGATGCAACGTATTATTTTGCTCACCTATTTCTTGTTGTAATAACCTTAACATGTTTTCATTAGTGCCAAGCGTCATGGATTGTGCTTGGCGAGCTAGTTGGTCATTGTTTTTTTGATAATGAGCCCCTAATTGGTTTTCTTGAGAAACAAATTTTCGTTGCTCCTTCTGATAGAAAGATTCAACCTCTGCCTTTTGCTCTTTGCTACCGAATTTGGTGATTAACTCATCTCGCGTGCTTGCAATAAAATCCCGACCTAAAGCTTGAAGCTTGTTGAGTGATTGTGGATCGCCTGGGTGACTAAATAGCTCATCGCGTGCTGCCTCACCAAGTTGGCGTGCTACGTAAGAGGGAAAGGCTTGATTTAAGTCGGATGTAATTTGTGATGAATGAGATTCTACAAAACTCTTTGTATTTTGGATGCGCGTAGCCTTTGCAAGAGAGGTATCCACATTACGACTGGCCGTTTCGGCCTCTCTTAAGTCGGCGCCTAATTGATTAGACAGAGAAGCAGCTTGTGAATGGCTGTCATCAAAATGATGATTTTGTGAAAAGTGCTTCACATAACTCATTGCATCATTAAAATCACGCGATTGCCGCGCAGAAAGCGCACCATCTATACCTGTATGATATTTATCACTACTTAAAGATGCGCGATCAAATTTAAGATTCGCATTTGCGCTAGCATGTAATCCAGTCCCTAATTCAGCAAGCTTGCCTAATATTGTTTTTTGGCTTCTCAAACCAGCTTGTACACCCCAACCACCGCTAGTCAAATGCGAGAGCGCATCTTCTTTACTTACTCCCATACGGCGCGCCACATCCTCAGCTATGTGACTAATGGTTGATAAGGCTTTGGAATATTGCCCTGTTTCAGCTTCTGATACGCCATCGCCTAAACGCATATCATGGCCTGCCAAAAGGGACAATTGCAGCGCACGATGTGCAAAATTAGATAATGAACTTTGATAATGTGCCGACTCATTTCGAGCAGCCTGGGTAGACTCTTCATAAGCTTGATTAAGTGAGGCATTTAATCCTTCTTGTGCATTAATTGACACAGCACTTCGAGTCATGCCAGGACTTATATCAAACACGCTATCGCCACTTCCTGTAATTGTTTTTAATACCCCACTTCTTAATTGCTCGGTGTGCATGCCTTGCATGTGTGTCCAATTTGAGTCGTGCTTATTAGCGGAAAAATTATTGGCATTCGTGTTATAAAAGCTGGTCTGCCCAAGTCCAAAGGAAGCACTAGCCGCTTCGCCTGCCACAGACATACTAGAGCCTTGCATATGGCTCATCATACTCGTTGCAAGATTACTAAATGCACCTCCTAAATTAGATACCAAACCATGCGAAAGAAAGGGAATCAACATCATCAAATACCCACAAGCCCCTGAAATATCCGCATGTAACTCATCGATTTTATCAAGATTGACCATCGTAAATTGACCATATTCGCCGGAAGAAGAAGCGCCGTAAATTGTCATGCCGGCATTTAAAATTGCAAAAAGCACTGGCCAAAATTGTAACGACATAAAAAACTGCAGATAGCCATAAAGTATTTTTACGCCACCTGGTAGCGTGGTTAACGCAATAATTAAAGGGAAAACGCCAAACAATAAAAGTGTTAAGCATGTATGGGTAATGGGTAAAATCCAAAGTGCCTTTTGGCCTAACACTTCCCAGCTAAAGCGATGTTGTACTTGGGATTTGGTAAACTGCTGGTTCACAATCCCAGCTGTTGCATCGGTAAATGCTTGATAGTGTGCTATGCCATCACCCATGGCATTAATCATCATGCTTTGTAAAAAGATATTGCTGGCAGTATCCGTTAACCCCTGGTAGTAATCAAAGGCAGATTTCAAATGAGTACTAAAGAGTGCTTCATAAGTGGTGTTCTTAGGTTTGCCAAATAAATTCACACCAAAAAAAGTATAGGCTTTTTTAATCTCGGCCTCGAGCTTTTTGAAAAGACTGTAAGGCCCGTTAGGTTTAGAGGCATCAAGACAAGTCACGGGTTTCCCATTGACAGAAATCATGCGAAGGGGCGAAGCTTTTGCTGTAATCAATTTCCAAATATCCGTAGTATGCGCTAAATCCCCCACACTATATTTACGATTTAATCGAATATCACCTACCACACAGACGCGAAAGTACTCATTCATTTCCTCTTTAAGTACGGGGTCTTTAATACGAAAAGATGTTGACGCTGAAATTAAGCGTGAGCCAAATAATGCGCCTGTCTTTGTATATTGCAAATCATTAGGCATCGTTAAAAGCGCATCATAAACTTCTGCCATCCCATATCCAATTGTGGTGACTAAACTAGCGCTAAGTGCAAACACCACCGGCACATTATCCACGACCCTTGGCGTTTGCGATGAAATATCATCCATCAGCACAGACGTTTTAGGCAATAACACTAAATTGATAAAAAACACATAGCCTAAGAACCAGCGTGCAAAAGCCATGGGGTCACGAGTTTTAAGAAACCCAATGGTGGCCATGACAATACCTATTAAGGCTGTAATGCGCAGCAACCCTAAAAAGCTATCCTGCTTCATAAAGGCGCTAATGGCATTGAGCACATGTTGAAATAACTCACCTCCTGCTAACACATGAATCGTTATCATCTAATGTTTCCCTTAACCCGCTGTGCTGTTCATTTGCGAGGCCACTTGTTTTTCAATGCGCGCCATACGCTCAATCAGTAACAATTTCTCTTTTAATTTGTGACCTACTTTTGGATCTAGCGCCGCTACATTGGTTGAGGCTTCATGAATTCGCTTTTGAATGTCTTTGACCAAATCCGAATTCAACTCAGACCCTGCTGTTGCCTGACTTACCAGAGCCAATAATTCTGTTAAATAATTAGTTAATAAGTCATGAGCAATCAACGTTGCGTACTCTTCGATATCTACCGCAGCACTTGCGTATTGAGTGCTATTTAGTACGCTTAAAAACTTCATGACAGGCAGCGATGCCATGCTTAAAAAATTAATTTCGCGGGGACTTGGTTTTTCATCATTCGTAAGTTTTAAGTTAATCGCGCGAATAATTTCACGTACTTTTGAGGTAAGATTTGATGTTTGTGCAATGGTAATGTCTTGTAAGCTCACCTGCAGGCATTGGTTTGTACTGCTAGCATCCTTACAGCGCCATATTTTGGCAATTTGCGAACCATCTTTAGTGCCAACTAATGCATTAATTAAATCAGCATTACCAGCAAGAGAAGGTACATTGGTCACCTTGCCTTCTTTATCAATAATCAATGTCCCTGTTAAACTCATAACCATCTCAGCAAGCTCTCTATCACTGTTTAAAAAAGACTTTGTCTGTAGGATTGACCACACTAAATTTTTATTTAGCACCACTTGTTTTTTTCGCGTTTCATCAAGAGACGCTTTCTCCATCACCTGGTCAAAGCCATTGCCGGAACACGCCATACGCGCTTTGACGTAATCACTAAATAATCCTTCCTTACCCATGGCAGCTTGGTCTTTGCAAATTTTTTGCTGGGATTCAGCGGTTTTTGGCCAGATGCCACCCACCATGTTTTGCGAGAGCTGACAAGAATTAATGCTAGCTTGATTAGCCATTTGCTCTAGTTGCTGTAAATAGTCACGCACCTGTTTGAGTTCAGGTACCGTTGATGCAAGCATCACATCAACAGCATATGCTCCTGCATTAGTCATTACCGATTTTCCTAAGTCAACAAGCTTTTGTTCACTTAGAAAACTCATGCTACCTGTAAATAAATCAATGCCACCACAGCCTGCACGATAACTCGGTAAATCGAGTTGCACTAATTGGTACTGCCGTACTTGGTTACGCGAATAAAG
Above is a genomic segment from Legionella busanensis containing:
- the traG gene encoding conjugal transfer mating-pair stabilization protein TraG: MITIHVLAGGELFQHVLNAISAFMKQDSFLGLLRITALIGIVMATIGFLKTRDPMAFARWFLGYVFFINLVLLPKTSVLMDDISSQTPRVVDNVPVVFALSASLVTTIGYGMAEVYDALLTMPNDLQYTKTGALFGSRLISASTSFRIKDPVLKEEMNEYFRVCVVGDIRLNRKYSVGDLAHTTDIWKLITAKASPLRMISVNGKPVTCLDASKPNGPYSLFKKLEAEIKKAYTFFGVNLFGKPKNTTYEALFSTHLKSAFDYYQGLTDTASNIFLQSMMINAMGDGIAHYQAFTDATAGIVNQQFTKSQVQHRFSWEVLGQKALWILPITHTCLTLLLFGVFPLIIALTTLPGGVKILYGYLQFFMSLQFWPVLFAILNAGMTIYGASSSGEYGQFTMVNLDKIDELHADISGACGYLMMLIPFLSHGLVSNLGGAFSNLATSMMSHMQGSSMSVAGEAASASFGLGQTSFYNTNANNFSANKHDSNWTHMQGMHTEQLRSGVLKTITGSGDSVFDISPGMTRSAVSINAQEGLNASLNQAYEESTQAARNESAHYQSSLSNFAHRALQLSLLAGHDMRLGDGVSEAETGQYSKALSTISHIAEDVARRMGVSKEDALSHLTSGGWGVQAGLRSQKTILGKLAELGTGLHASANANLKFDRASLSSDKYHTGIDGALSARQSRDFNDAMSYVKHFSQNHHFDDSHSQAASLSNQLGADLREAETASRNVDTSLAKATRIQNTKSFVESHSSQITSDLNQAFPSYVARQLGEAARDELFSHPGDPQSLNKLQALGRDFIASTRDELITKFGSKEQKAEVESFYQKEQRKFVSQENQLGAHYQKNNDQLARQAQSMTLGTNENMLRLLQQEIGEQNNTLHQHLKKGEQSIKAKSQNLNDEKDLKLQEGIIRAQKDVILMDQLPKNWGLHNKGE
- a CDS encoding conjugal transfer protein TraH, encoding MKNFFLVLGLFSFFSTAYANISQDLDNFFNKMGYASNVTSPGAFESQAAGFFGGGSLYSRNQVRQYQLVQLDLPSYRAGCGGIDLFTGSMSFLSEQKLVDLGKSVMTNAGAYAVDVMLASTVPELKQVRDYLQQLEQMANQASINSCQLSQNMVGGIWPKTAESQQKICKDQAAMGKEGLFSDYVKARMACSGNGFDQVMEKASLDETRKKQVVLNKNLVWSILQTKSFLNSDRELAEMVMSLTGTLIIDKEGKVTNVPSLAGNADLINALVGTKDGSQIAKIWRCKDASSTNQCLQVSLQDITIAQTSNLTSKVREIIRAINLKLTNDEKPSPREINFLSMASLPVMKFLSVLNSTQYASAAVDIEEYATLIAHDLLTNYLTELLALVSQATAGSELNSDLVKDIQKRIHEASTNVAALDPKVGHKLKEKLLLIERMARIEKQVASQMNSTAG